The genomic segment CGACAGGTCGCGCATCACCACCCCGGCCTCGATCATCCGCAGCACGATGTCGGCCGTGCCCACCTTGAGCAGGGTGGTGACCTCGTTCATGTTCGAGTCGCCGACGATGACGTGCAGCCGGCGGTAGCGCTCGGCGTCGGCGTGCGGCTCGTCGCGGGTGTTGATGATCGGCCGGCTCCGGGTGGTCGCGGACGAGACGCCCTCCCAGATGTGCTCGGCCCGCTGGGACAGGCAGTAGACCGCCCCGCGCGGGGTCTGCAGCACCTTGCCGGCCCCGCAGATCAGCTGCCGGGTCACCAGGAACGGGATCAGCACGTCGGCCAGCCGGCCGAACTCGCCGTGCCGGGAGACCAGGTAGTTCTCGTGGCAGCCGTACGAGTTGCCGGCCGAGTCGGTGTTGTTCTTGAACAGGTAGATCTCACCCGCGATGCCCTCGTCGTGCAGCCGCTTCTCCGCGTCGACGAGCAACCCCTCCAGGATCCGCTCGCCGGCCCGGTCGTGGGCGACCAGGTCGGCCACCGAGTCGCACTCCGGGGTGGCGTACTCGGGGTGTGACCCGACGTCCAGGTACAGCCGGGCACCGTTGCGCAGGAACACGTTGCTGGACCGGCCCCAGGAGACCACCCGGCGGAAGAGGTAACGCGCGACCTCGTCCGGGGACAGCCGACGCTGGCCACGGTAGGTACACGTGACGCCGTACTCGGTCTCAAGGCCGAAGATTCGCCGCTCCATGCACAGACATTAACCGCCCGGAGCCCGGGTTGGTCAGCGTCGGCTCGCCGCAATGCGCGACGGGGCAAACTCGGCCCGTCGCGGGCCGCCCGTCCGGGCGTCCGGATCAGCGGAGCAGGTCCAGCAGGTACTGGCCGTACCCGCTCTTGGTCAGCGGGGCGGCGAGGGCGCGGAGCTGGTCGTCGTCGATCAGACCGGCCCGCCACACCTCCTCCTCGATACAGCCGATCTTCATCCCCTGCCGCTCCTCGATCACCCGGACGAACTCGGCGGCCTGCATCATCGAGGCGAAGGTTCCGGTGTCCAGCCAGGCGGTCCCCCGGTCGAGCACGGTGACGGTCAGCTCGCCGGCCTCCCGGTACGCCTCGTTCACGGCGGTGATCTCCAACTCACCCCGGTCGCTGGGGGTGAGCTTGCGGGCGATCTCGACCACCCGGTTGTCGTAGAAGTACAGGCCCGGCACCGCGTACCGGGATTTCGGGGTGGCCGGCTTCTCCTCGATCGACAGCACCCGGCCGGCGGAGTCGAAGTCGACCACGCCGTACGCCTCCGGGTTGGCCACCGGGTACGCGAAGACCCGGCCGCCGACCAGCCCGCCGTGGTCGCCGAGCTGCCGGCCGAGGCCGACGCCGTGGAAAATGTTGTCGCCGAGGATCAGCGCGACCGAGTCGTCACCGATGAAGTCGGCCCCCAGCAGGAACGCCTGGGCGATTCCCTCCGGGCGTGGCTGGGCGACGTACTCCAGCCGCAGGCCGAACTGGGCGCCGTCGCCGAGCAGCCGCTGGAACTGCGGCTGGTCGTCCGGGGTGGTGATCACCAGGATCTCCCGCACCCCGGACATCACCAGGGTGGAGAGCGGGTAGTAGATCATGGGCTTGTCGAAGACCGGCATCAGTTGCTTCGACACCGCGCGGGTGATCGGCCAGAGCCGCGACCCGGTGCCACCGGCGAGCAGGATTCCACGCACCCGCCGGAGCCTACCCACGCTGCCGCGCCCACGGCGCGTCGGCCTCCGGACAGCCGGACCCGCAGCCCGGCGCCGTCGGCTCCCGGACACCACGTGAATGGGGGTCCGCGCGAACCTTTCGCGTAGACTCCCGGACCCGTGAGGATTCTCATCACCGGCGGCGCCGGGTTCATCGGTTCTGAGTACGTCCGGATGCTGTTGACCGGTTCCGGTCCCCAGCTCGCGCCCAGCGCGGTGACCGTGCTGGACGCGCTCACCTACTCCGGTAACCCGGCGAACCTCGACCCGGTGCGGGCGGATCCGCGGTTCAGCTTCGTGCACGGCGACATCTGCGACCCGGCCGTGGTCGACGAGGTGGTCGCCGGCCAGGACGTGATCGTGCACTTCGCGGCCGAGTCGCACGTCGACCGGTCCATCGACGGCGCAGCGCCGTTCGTGACCACGAACGTGCTCGGCACCCAGACCCTGCTCGACGCCGCCCGTCGGCACGGCACCGGCCGGTTCGTGCACGTCTCCACCGACGAGGTGTACGGCTCGATCGACGAGGGCTCGTGGACCGAGACCTGGCCGCTGGCGCCGAACTCGCCGTACTCGGCCGCCAAGGCCGGCTCCGACCTGCTGGCGCTGGCGTACCACCGCACCCACGGCCTCGACGTGGTGATCACCCGCTGCTCCAACAACTACGGGCCGTACCAGTACCCGGAGAAGGTCATCCCGCTGTTCGTGACAAACCTGCTGGACGGCGGGACGGTGCCGCTCTACGGCGACGGCGGCAACGTGCGGGACTGGCTGCACGTCTACGACCACTGCGTCGGCATCGCGCTGGTCCAGGAGAAGGGCCGGCCCGGCGAGGTCTACCACATCGGCGGTGGCACCGAGCTCACCAACCGCGAGCTGACCGAGCGGCTGCTGGCCGCCTGCGGCGCCGGCTGGGACCGGGTCGTTCCGGTCGCCGACCGCAAGGGCCACGACCGCCGCTATTCGCTGGACATCACCAAGATCTCCGAAGAGCTGGGGTACGCCCCCAGCATCGACCTGGAGCGCGGGCTCGCCGAGACGGTCGCCTGGTACCGGGAGAACCGGGCCTGGTGGGAGCCGCTGCGGTCGGCCTCCCGCCCGGGCGCGCAGGCCGGCGGGACGGCCGGATGACCGGCGGTCGCTGGCTGGTCACCGGCGCTGGCGGCATGCTCGGCCGCGATCTGGTGGCCGCGCTGGACGCCGACCCGGACCGTCGGGTCACCGCCGCCACCCGGGCCGAGCTGGACCTGACCGACCCGGCGGCGCTGCGCTCCGCCGTCGACGGGCACGACGTGGTGGTCAACGCGGCGGCCTGGACCGACGTCGACGGCGCCGAGACGCAGGAGGCGGCGGCCACCGCGGTCAATGGCACCGGGGTGGAGAACCTGGCCCGGGCCTGCGCCGAGTCCGGCGCCCGGCTGCTGCACGTCTCCACCGACTACGTCTTCCCCGGCGACGCCGACCGGCCCTACCCGGAGGACGCGCCGACCGACCCGATGAACGCGTACGGGCGGGGGAAGCTGGTCGGCGAGCTGGCCGTGGCCCGGCTGCTGCCGCAGACCGGTTATGTGGTCCGCACCGCCTGGCTGTACGGCGCGCACGGCGGCAACTTCGTCGCCACCATGCTGCGGCTGGCCGGCGAGCGGGAACACCTCGACGTGGTCGACGACCAGCACGGCCAGCCCACCTGGTCGTACGCGCTGGCGCAGCGGCTGATCGAGCTCGGCGAGGCGGCGCTGGCCGGGCGGGCACCGGCTGGGGCCTACCACGGCACCGCCACCGGGCAGACCACCTGGTTCGGTCTGGCCCGGGAGGTGTTCCGGCGCGCCGGGCTCGACCCGGAGCGGGTCCGCCCGACCAGCAGCGACCGGTACGTACGACCGGCCCGGCGGCCTGCCTACAGCGTGCTGGGCCATGACCGCTGGAGCGCCGCCGGGCTGGCGCCGATGGCGCACTGGCGGGACATGCTCGCCGCGGCGCTCTGTCCCGCCGGCCAACAACCCGCCGGGCACCAGCTCACCGTCGGCGACCGGACCACCGTCTCCGGCTGACGCGCCGCCGGGCCGGGGGCGCCCAGTCACCGGTCGCGACCGGGATCGTTGACCGGTTGTGCCGCTCTCCGCCCCCACCCGCACGACCCCGTCCCGCCCCCGCGCCCGGCTCGCGCCGGACGGCCCGCGGTGAGCCGGCTGACCCTGGTCACCGCGGTGACCGGTCTGCTCCTGCTCGCGGCGATCCTGGAACTGTTACGGCGCCGGCAGCTGCGGGAGAAGTACGCGCTGCTCTGGCTGGCCGTCGGGTTGGTCATCGTGCCGCTCGCGCTGTTCCCCCGGCTGCTCGACGGCGTGGCCGAGGCGGCCGGGGTGGTCTCCGGGGTGAGCCTCGTGCTCTTCCTCGGCCTCGTCTTCCTGCTCGTCGTCACCGCACACCTCAGCTGGGAGGTCAGCCGGCTGGAGGAGGAGACCCGGACGCTGGCCGAGGAGCTGGCCCTGCTCCGGCTGACCCCGCCCGAACCCCGCCCGGACCATCGCAGCGGCACCGAGGTGGTCAGCGGTGACCAGTAGCGCCCGCCGCGTCCTGGTCGTCATCCCGGCGCTCAACGAGTCGGCCGCCGTCGGCCAGGTGATCCACGACGTCCGCCGGGAACTGCCGGCCGCGGACATCCTGGTGGTGGACGACGGATCGACCGACCGGACCGCCGCGGTGGCGGCGGCGGCCGGTGCGGTGGTCGCCCGGCTGCCGATCCACCTCGGCGTGGGTGGGGCGATGCGGCTCGGCTACCGGTACGCCCGCGACGGTGACTACGACGCGGTCATCCAGGTCGACGCCGACGGCCAGCACGACCCGCGCTACGCGCTCCGGCTGCTCGCCGCGCTCGACGGCGCCGACCTGGTGATCGGCGCCCGGTTCGCCGGCGAGGGCGAATACCGGGTGGGGGGACCCCGCCGGTGGGCGATGCTGCTGCTGGCCGCCGTGCTGTCCCGGGTCGCCGGCACCCCGCTGTCGGACAGCACCTCCGGATTCCGGGCGGCCAACCGGGCGGTGATCGACATGTTCGCCGGCTGGTACCCGGTGGAGTACCTGGGCGACACCGTCGAGACCCTGGTACACGCCGCGCGGCGCGGCTACCGCATTCGGCAGGTGCCGGTCGCCATGCGACCGCGGGTGGCCGGGACGCCCCGGGTCTCGCCGGTCCGGGCCATGCTCTACCTCGGCCGCACCTTCACCGTCCTGACCCTCGCCCTGATCCGCCGATGACCCGCCGGCTGCTGCCGGACGGCACCCTGCCGGTCGGCGCCGGGCTGGCGGTGCTCGGCCTGGCCGCGTACGTGCATCTCGCGGTTGCCGGGCACCGGCTCGATCCGGCCGGCTATTCCTCCCTGTCGGTGTGCTGGGCCATCGTCTTCACCGCCGGCCTGGGGCTCTTCATGCCGATCGAGCAGGAAATATCCTGTCATGTCGCGACGCGGCGCCGGCTCGGGCATCCGACCCGGCCGACCCTGCTGCGGGTGGGCGTCCTCGCCGCCCTGGCCGCCGGGCTGCTCGCCGGGCTGGTGCTGGCCGCCGCCGGCCCGCTCACCGACCGGCTCTTCGGCGGCGCGACCGCGCTGCCCTGGGCGACCGCGGCCGCCCTGGTGGGCCTGGCCGGCGCCCACACCAGCCGTGGCCTGCTCGCCGGCCTCGGCCGATTCCACCGCTACGGCGTGCAGCTCGGCCTGGACGGCGCGCTGCGGATCGGCCTGGTCGGCCTGGTCGCGCTGGCCGGCGCCGACTCCCCCGGCTGGTACGCCGCCGTGCTGGCCCTCGCCCCACCGGCCGCCGCCCTGCTGACCACCCCGCTGCGGACCCGCCCGCCGCTGACCCGCCAGCCGCTGACCCGCCAGCCCGGCCCGGTCGCCTGGTCGACGCTGCTGCCAGCGCTCGGTCTGCTCGTCGTGGCCAGCCTGCTCGCCCAACTGGTGGCAAACCTGGGGGTGATCACCGCGCGGCTGCTCGCCCCGGCGCAGGCCGCGGTGGCCGGCGCGGTACTCAGCGCGCTCGTGCTGGTCCGGATCCCGCTCTTCGTCTTCGCCGCCCTGCAGGCACCGCTGCTGCCGGGCCTCAGCGCCACGCTGGCCACCGGGGACCACCCGGCCTACCGCCGGTTGCTGGGCCGGGGCCTGGCCGCGGTCACCCTGCTCGGTGCCGCCGGTGGGCTGCTCACGGTCGGGTTCGGCCCCTGGCTGGTGCGGTACCTGTTCGACGCGCCCGCCGTCCTGGGCCGGGCCGACTTCGGCTGGCTGGCCGCCGGCACCCTGGCGTACCTGTGGGCCCTGGTGCTGGGGCAGGCGCTGCTGGCCGCCGGCCGGCACCGCGGCCAGGCCGTCGGGTGGACGGCCGGCACCGCCGCACTGGCGGCCGTGACGCTGCTGCCGGCCGAACTCGCGGTGCCGACCCGGGTCGGGGCAGGTTACACGGCCGGCGCTCTGGTGGCGGCAACTGCAATGGCCCTGCTGCTGCGCCACGTCGGGCCGGCGGCCGGCCAGCCCGTCGCGCCCGGACCCACCCCGGCGACCGCCGGCAACCGACGACCGTGACCACCTCACCGGCCAACGCCACCCACCAGGCTGACCCAGACGGCCCACAGGCCAACGCCAGCCCGCAGGTAGGCGGCGGGCCGCAGGCAGGCACCAGGTCGCGGGCAGACGCCGAACCGCAGGCAGCTACGGCCGAACCGAAGGGACCCGGCGATCTGCCGCTCGCCCCACGGGTGACCGCAGTCCTGCTCGCGTACGGGCCGGAGCCGTGGCTGGCCGACGCGGTCCGGGCGGTGTCGGCCAGCGCCGGGCTCGACCTGGAGGTGATCGTCGTCGACAACGGCTGTACCGGGGACGGCGTGCAGGTGATCGCCGGCTGGCCCGGGGTCCGGGTGCTGCGGCCGGCGATGAACACCGGTTACGCGGGCGGCTGCCGGCTCGGCGCAGCGGAGGCGACCGGCGATCACCTGGTCTTCGTCAACTCCGATGCGATCGTCGAGCCGGACGCGCTGGCCCGGCTGGTCGCGGTGGCGGGCGAGAACGGCGTGGGGGCCGCCACCGCCTCGATCCGACTGGCCGACCGCCCTGACCTGATCAACTCGGCCGGCAACCCGGTGCACTTCACCGGTCTGTCCTGGGCCGGCGGGCACGGGCAACCGGCCAGCCGGTACCCGGACCGGCGGGCCACGGCGGCGCTCAGCGGCTGCTGCTTCGCCATCCGGCGGGAGCTGTGGCGTCGGCTGGACGGCTTCGCCGTGGAGTACTTCGCCTACCACGAGGACACCGAGTTGAGCCTGCGGCTGTGGCAGGCGGGCCTGCGGGTGGAGTACGTGCCGGACGCCGTCGTGCGGCACCGCTACGAGTTCTCCCGCAACGACCTGAAGACCTACCTGCTGGAGCGGAACCGCCTGATCACGCTGCTCACCGCGTACGAGTCGCGGACGCTTGTGGTTCTCGGGCCGGCGCTGCTGGCCACCGAGGCGGCCATCCTGGCCGGTGCGGTGGCCGGCGGGTGGGCCGGGCCGAAACTGCGCGGCTGGCGCTGGCTGTGGCGGCACCGCGGCTGGCTGCTGGCCCGGCGACGCCGGCTGCAGGCGGAGCGCCGGGTGCCCGACGGGGTGGTCGCCCGGATGATGACCGCCCGGATCGACCCGGGAAACGTCGCCGCCCCAGCCGGCGTCGGGCTGTTCAACGCCGCCGCGCAAACCTACTGGCGGCTGGCCCGCCGGCTGCTCCGCACCGAGTGAGCCCGCTGACTGAGCCCGCCGGCTCCGCGGCGCCGGCCGGATGGCTCGCCGACCGGTCGGTGCCGGCCGAGCCCGCACCGACGGGACCGACCGGGGTCACCCGGCCGGTCGATCCCCGTCCCCGGGCTTGGCACCCGGCGCCGGCTTGGTCGGCTTGCTCTCCTCGGCGGGCTTGGCGTCCTCGGCCTGGGCGGGCTTGTCCTCCAGGTCGGCCGAACCGGCCGAGCTGGTCGGCTTCTTCGCCGTACCGGTGGGTGGTTTGGCCCCGCTCGGAGCCGGCGCCGGCTTGCCCGCCACCGCGTCGTCGGCCGGCGCGGCGTCGGTGTCGTCGGCCGGGACGGGGCTGTCCTCCAGCAACGCGGCAAGTGCCGGGCCGATGATCCGGCGGAACGTGCGGCCCACCCGGCGGCGGTCCAGGATCGCCACCTCCAGCTGGTTGGCGGCGATCGTGCGGTCGGCGCCACCCTCGCCACCGACGCTGCCGAGCGACTTCACGGCCAGCTTGACCGCGTCGGCGAGCGGCATGTCCCCGCGGTGGCCGTCGCGCAGTTTGCCGGCGATCGCGTCGGCCTGGCCGCCCATCGCCATGCAGCCCGGCTCCGCGTTCACCGAACCGTCATAGGTGAGCCGGTAGATCTCGTCGTCGTCGGGCGTCGCGCCCACCTCGGCCACGCAGATCTCGACCTCGAACGGCTTGGACTGCTCGGTGAAGATCGCGCCGAGCGTCTGCGCGTATCCGTTGGCCAGCGCCAGGCTGGTCACGTCGCGACGGTCGAAGCTCAGGCCGTTGAGGTCGGCCATTCGCACGCCGGCCCGGCGCAGGTTCTCGTACTCGTTGTAGCGGCCGACCGCGGCGAAGCCGATCCGGTCGTAGATCTCGCTGACCTTGTGCAGCGCGCTGGACAGATTCTCCGCCACGAAGAGCACCCCGCCCTCGTAGCTGAGCACCACGGCGCTGCGGCCCCGGGCGATGCCCTTGCGGGCGAGCTCGGAGCGATCGCGCATGATCTGCTCGGGCGAGGCGTAGAACTGCATGGCCACGGCGGCGGTTCTCCTTCTGGCGGTGCGGGCAGCGGACTGGTCGGGTTGCGGGCGGGGGTCAGCCGCCCGGGTTCTCCATCCGGGCGGCGACCACGGCCTCGGACACCGCCGCCGCCTCGGCGTCGGTCAGCCGGTGGGTGCCCTCGGCGGTGGCGGTCATCACCACCGGGAAGATCCGCCGGCTCAGGTCGGGTCCGCCGGTGGCGGTGTCGTCGTCGGCGGCGTCGTAGAGCGCCTCCACCGCCAGCCGGACCGCCTCGTCGACGGCGAGCCCGGCGCGGAACCGCTTCTTCAGCGCGGACTTGGCGAACAGCGAACCGGACCCGATCGCGTCGTAGCCGGTCTCCTCGTACGGGCCGCCGGTGACGTCGAAGCTGAAGATCCGGCCCTGCCGGACCGGGTCGGGCTCGGCCAGATCGAAGCCGGCGAAGAGCGGGATGACGGCCAGCCCCTGCATGGCGGCGCCGAGGTTGCCGCGCACCATCGCGGCGAGCCGGTTGGCCTTGCCGTCGAGGGAGAGCATGGTGCCCTCCATCTTCTCGTAGTGCTCAAGCTCGACCTGGAACAGACGGATCAGCTCGATGCCCAGGCCCGCCGTGCCGGCCATCCCGACCAGCGAGTGGGCGTCGGCCGGGTGCACCTTCTCGATGTCCCGGCTGGCGATCATGTTGCCCATGGTGGCCCGCCGGTCGCCGGCCATCACCACCCCGCCGAGGGTGGCGATGGCGACGATGGTGGTGGCGTGCGGGGCCAGGTTGCCGGCCAGGCCCGGCGGCAGCGGGCGGCGGCCGGGCAGCAGGTCCGGCGCCGCCATCGTCAGGAACTGGGTGAAGGACGATGTGCCCGCGTTGGTGAACACATCGGGTAGACGGCCGGATGGATCGAAGCCCGCTGCCACATCGTTCCTCTCAGGTACAGGGTGTCCCGGTCAAGCGTCCGGATTGCCCGGACGAGCCGTCGCACCGGCGTTCGGTGCCGCCACCGGTGCGGTTGAAGCAGAGTATCCCTCGCGCCGGACGGCGGCGATCATCATCGGCGACGTGTCGGCGACGGCCCGCTGCCGCGGGTCACTCGCCGCCCTTCTGGACGTAGCCGCGGACGAACTCCTCGGCGTTCTCCTCCAGCACCGAGTCGATCTCGTCCAGCAGGTCGTCGACGTCCTCGGTGATCTCCGCGTGCCGCTCGGCTACCTCGGGGTTGGCCTCGGTCGTGACGTCCTCGACCTCCTCGTCCCGCCGGGCCTTGCCGGACTGGGACTGACCGCCACTGTCACGGGTAGTCATCTGGTGCCTCCTCCACGATCGCCTGGGTGAAACTTACCTCGCCGGCGCCCCGCCGCGGTCACCCGTTGGTGATCGTCTCCAGCAGGTCCTTGGCGCTGGCGCAGCGGTCGAAGAGCGCACCGACGTGCTTGCGGGTGCCCCGTTCCGGCTCCATCATCGGAACCCGCACCAACGACTCCCGGCCGACGTCGAAGATCACCGAATCCCAGCTCGCCGCCACCACCTCGGAGGCGTACTGGGCCAGGCAGCGGCCGCGGAAGTACGCCCGGGTGTCCTCGGGCGGCTCGACCATCGCCGAGCGGGTCGCCTCGTCGGGCAGCAGCGTCGCCATCGCGCCCCGACTGACCAGCCGGTGGTAGAGGCCCTTCTCCGGCCGGACGTCGGAGTACTGCAGGTCGACCAGTTGCAGCTTGTGCGAGGCCCAGCCCAGCTTCTCCCGCTCCCGGTAGCCCTCCAGCAACCGCAGCTTGGCCACCCAGTCCAACTCGCCGGCGCAGAGCATCGGGTCCCGGCCGAGCCGGTCCAGTACCCCCTCCCAGCGGCGTAGCACGTCGGCGGTGGCGTCGTCGACGTCCGCGCCGTACCGGTCCTCCACAAAGGAGTGCGCGCGTTCGTAGTAGGCCCATTGCAGGTCCAACGCGGTGAGCCGCCGGCCGTCACGCAACCGCAGCAGGTGTTTCAGGGCGGGGTCGTGGCTGACCGCGCGCAGCTCCGAGACCGGGTCGGCGATGCCGAGGTCTCCGGTGAGCGCCTTCTCCTCGATCATCGTGAGGATCAGGGCGGTGGTACCGACCTTCAGGTACGTCGACAGTTCGGAGAGATTGGCGTCACCGATGATCACGTGCAGCCGGCGGTACTTGTCGGCGTCGGCGTGCGGCTCGTCGCGGGTGTTGATGATCGGCCGCTTGAGCGTCGTCTCCAGCCCGACCTCGACCTCGAAGAAGTCGGCCCGCTGGGAGATCTGGAAGCCCGGCTGGGAGCCGTCCTGACCGATGCCGACCCGGCCGGCCCCGCAGACGACCTGCCGGGTCACGAAGAACGGCGTCAGGTACGCCACGATGTCGGCGAACGGCGTCTGCCGGCGCATCAGGTAGTTCTCGTGGGCGCCGTAGCTGGCGCCCTTGTTGTCGGTGTTGTTCTTGTAGAGGTGGATCGGGTGGGTGCCCGGGATGGTCGCCGCCCGCCGGGCGGCCTCGGCCATCACCCGCTCACCGGCCTTGTCCCAGCGGACCACGTCGAGCGGGTTGGTGACCTCGGGGGTGGAGTACTCGGGGTGGGCGTGGTCGACGTAGAGCCGCGCGCCGTTGGTGAGGATCACGTTGGCCAGGCCCAGGTCCTCGTCCGCGAGGGCCTCGGCCGGGTCGTAGGCCGCCCCGGAGTAGGTGAATCCCCGGGCGTCCCGCAGCGGCGACTCCTCCTCGTAGTCCCACCGGGCCCGGCCGCCCCGGGTCAGTTCCGGGCGGGCGCCGTAGGCGTTCACCACCTGGGACGAGGTGACCATCGGGTTGGCTCCGGCCTGGCCGGGCACGGAGATTCCGTACTCCACCTCGGTGCCCATGATCCGCCGTACGCTCATGCCGCTGCCCCGCTCTCGTCACCCATATCGTCGAGCGTAGTCGGCCGCGTCCGCTGAGCGCCCGTCAGGCGTGCCGACACGGCCACGATGCGCGGTCATCGAACATTGCGACGCTCCGGCGGGCGGAGACGGCGACGGAGGCACCGCCGAACGCGGTGCCTCCGTCGGCCGTCGGTCAGAGGTACTGACCGGTGTTGCTCGCCGTCTCGATCGACCGGCCCGCCTCGGTGCCCTTGCCCCCGGAGACGAGGGTGCGGATGTAGACGATCCGCTCCCCCTTCTTGCCGGAGATGCGCGCCCAGTCGTCCGGGTTCGTGGTGTTGGGCAGGTCCTCGTTCTCCCGGAACTCGTCGACGCAGGCGTCGAGGAGGTGCTGCAACCGCAGCCCCTTGCGTCCCGAGGAGAGGAACTCCTTGATCGCCATCTTCTTGCCGCGGTCGACGATGTTCTGGATCATGGCGCCGGAGTTGAAGTCCTTGAAGTAGAGGACCTCCTTGTCACCGTTGGCGTAGGTGACCTCCAGGAACCGGTTCTCCTCGGTCTCCGAGTACATCCGCAGCACGACGGCCTCGATCATCGCGCTGACCGTGGCGGCCGCGTCGCCGCCGTGCTCGGCCAGGTCGTCCGGGTGCAGCGGCAGCCCGGTGAGGATGTACTTGGAAAAGATGTCCTTGGCGGCTTCGGCGTCCGGCCGCTCGATCTTGATCTTGACGTCCAGTCGGCCGGGCCGCAGGATCGCCGGGTCGATCATGTCCTCCCGGTTGGAGGCACCGATCACGATGACGTTCTCCAGGCCCTCGACCCCGTCGATCTCGCTGAGCAGCTGGGGAACGATGGTGTTCTCCACGTCCGAGGAGACGCCGGAGCCACGGGTCCGGAAGACCGAGTCCATCTCGTCGAAGAACACGATCACCGGGGTGCCCTCGCCGGCCTTCTCCCGGGCCCGCTGGAAGATCAACCGGATGTGCCGCTCGGTCTCGCCGACGTACTTGTTGAGCAGCTCCGGACCCTTGATGTTGAGGAAGAAGCTGGTGTGCTTCTCCTCACCCCGGCGCTCGGCGATCTTCTTGGCCAGCGAGTTGGCGACCGCCTTGGCGATCAGGGTCTTGCCACAGCCGGGCGGCCCGTAGAGCAGGATGCCCTTCGGCGGCCGGAGCTGGTGCTCGCGGAACAGCTCCGCGTGCAGGAACGGCAGCTCCACGGCATCCCGGATCTGCTCGATCTGGGACTGCAGGCCACCGATGTCGGTGTAGTCGACGTCGGGGACCTCCTCCAGGACGAGCTCCTCGACCTCGCTCTTCGGGATCCGCTCGTACGCGTACGCCGACCGCGGCTCGATCATGAGCGAGTCGCCGGCCCGCAACGCCGAACCGATGAGCGTCTCGGCGAGGTGCACGATCCGTTCCTCGTCGGCGTGTGAGATCACCAACGCCCGGTCACCCGGGCCGCCGGTGGGGTGCTCCAGGATCTCCTTGAGCATCACCACCTCGCCGACCCGCTCGTACCCGAACGCGTCGACGATGTTGAGCGCGTCGTTGAGCAGGACCTCCTGACCGCGACGCAGCTCCTCGACCTCGATCGAGGGGGATACCGCCACCCGCAGCTTCCGGCCGCCGGTGAAGACATCCACCGTGCCGTCCTCGTGCCGGGCCAGGAAGACGCCGTACCCGCTCGGCGGTTGGGCCAGCCGGTCGATCTCCTCCTTGAGGGTGACGATCTGGGCCCGCGCCTCCTTGAGGGTGCTCACGAGCCGTTCGTTGTTCTCGGTCAGTCGGGCCAGCTGCGCCTGGGTGGCTGCCAACCGCTCCTCGAGCTGCCGGACGTGTCGGGGGCTCTCGGTCAACTTGCGCCGCACCAGAGCGAGTTCCTCCTGAAGGAACGCGACCTGGGTGGAGAGATCGTGGGCCTCCTTCTCCCACCGTGCGGCGCGCGAGTCCGCGTCGTCACTACGTGCCACGTCCCACCTCCCCGGGGGGCTTGAACGTTCTGCCATAACACTAACCGGTGTGACGCCAATTCGGTCCCACGCAACACCCTCGTCACTGAACCTTGATCGTCAGGGGTACCTCCGACCGGCCCGCCAGCCGCTGGTCGGGTACCGTCGACCACGGCCGGCCGAGAGTATGGGGAGGGCGCCGTGACGACGCAGACCGACACCGACGAGCTGCGGGTCTGGGTGGACCAGGACCTCTGTACCGGCGACGGCCTCTGCGTGCAGTACGCCCCCGAGGTCTTCGAATTCGACGTCGACGGCCTGGCGTACGTCAAGGACGGCAGCGGCGAACTGCTCCTCGCGCCCGGCAGCCGGGTCGAGGTCCCCACCCGGCTGCGGCTGGAAGTGATCGACGCCGCCCGGGAGTGCC from the Solwaraspora sp. WMMD1047 genome contains:
- the rfbD gene encoding dTDP-4-dehydrorhamnose reductase translates to MTGGRWLVTGAGGMLGRDLVAALDADPDRRVTAATRAELDLTDPAALRSAVDGHDVVVNAAAWTDVDGAETQEAAATAVNGTGVENLARACAESGARLLHVSTDYVFPGDADRPYPEDAPTDPMNAYGRGKLVGELAVARLLPQTGYVVRTAWLYGAHGGNFVATMLRLAGEREHLDVVDDQHGQPTWSYALAQRLIELGEAALAGRAPAGAYHGTATGQTTWFGLAREVFRRAGLDPERVRPTSSDRYVRPARRPAYSVLGHDRWSAAGLAPMAHWRDMLAAALCPAGQQPAGHQLTVGDRTTVSG
- the pafA gene encoding Pup--protein ligase, which translates into the protein MERRIFGLETEYGVTCTYRGQRRLSPDEVARYLFRRVVSWGRSSNVFLRNGARLYLDVGSHPEYATPECDSVADLVAHDRAGERILEGLLVDAEKRLHDEGIAGEIYLFKNNTDSAGNSYGCHENYLVSRHGEFGRLADVLIPFLVTRQLICGAGKVLQTPRGAVYCLSQRAEHIWEGVSSATTRSRPIINTRDEPHADAERYRRLHVIVGDSNMNEVTTLLKVGTADIVLRMIEAGVVMRDLSLENPIRAIREVSHDITGRRKVRLTSNKEVSALEIQQEYLAKATEFVERRGGDQTAKRVVELWGRVLRAVETGDLDPVAREIDWVTKLKLIERYQRKHDLPLSHPRIAQMDLAYHDLRRGRGLYGLLERRKQVDRIATDLEIFEAKETPPQTTRARLRGEFIRQAQEKRRDFTVDWVHLKLNDQAQRTVLCKDPFRAYDERVERLIASM
- the rfbA gene encoding glucose-1-phosphate thymidylyltransferase RfbA translates to MRGILLAGGTGSRLWPITRAVSKQLMPVFDKPMIYYPLSTLVMSGVREILVITTPDDQPQFQRLLGDGAQFGLRLEYVAQPRPEGIAQAFLLGADFIGDDSVALILGDNIFHGVGLGRQLGDHGGLVGGRVFAYPVANPEAYGVVDFDSAGRVLSIEEKPATPKSRYAVPGLYFYDNRVVEIARKLTPSDRGELEITAVNEAYREAGELTVTVLDRGTAWLDTGTFASMMQAAEFVRVIEERQGMKIGCIEEEVWRAGLIDDDQLRALAAPLTKSGYGQYLLDLLR
- a CDS encoding glycosyltransferase family 2 protein, which encodes MTSSARRVLVVIPALNESAAVGQVIHDVRRELPAADILVVDDGSTDRTAAVAAAAGAVVARLPIHLGVGGAMRLGYRYARDGDYDAVIQVDADGQHDPRYALRLLAALDGADLVIGARFAGEGEYRVGGPRRWAMLLLAAVLSRVAGTPLSDSTSGFRAANRAVIDMFAGWYPVEYLGDTVETLVHAARRGYRIRQVPVAMRPRVAGTPRVSPVRAMLYLGRTFTVLTLALIRR
- a CDS encoding DUF2304 domain-containing protein, whose translation is MSRLTLVTAVTGLLLLAAILELLRRRQLREKYALLWLAVGLVIVPLALFPRLLDGVAEAAGVVSGVSLVLFLGLVFLLVVTAHLSWEVSRLEEETRTLAEELALLRLTPPEPRPDHRSGTEVVSGDQ
- the rfbB gene encoding dTDP-glucose 4,6-dehydratase, whose protein sequence is MRILITGGAGFIGSEYVRMLLTGSGPQLAPSAVTVLDALTYSGNPANLDPVRADPRFSFVHGDICDPAVVDEVVAGQDVIVHFAAESHVDRSIDGAAPFVTTNVLGTQTLLDAARRHGTGRFVHVSTDEVYGSIDEGSWTETWPLAPNSPYSAAKAGSDLLALAYHRTHGLDVVITRCSNNYGPYQYPEKVIPLFVTNLLDGGTVPLYGDGGNVRDWLHVYDHCVGIALVQEKGRPGEVYHIGGGTELTNRELTERLLAACGAGWDRVVPVADRKGHDRRYSLDITKISEELGYAPSIDLERGLAETVAWYRENRAWWEPLRSASRPGAQAGGTAG